In Fibrobacter sp. UWB15, one genomic interval encodes:
- a CDS encoding ComEC/Rec2 family competence protein, producing the protein MHVSRKSNRCIYLWILLCGALWGTFLGLFFSGCTYDSGWSGGPEPVRITFLDVGQGLAVLLENEGRFALYDTGPDSAGLMDTLASRGVKSLDWVLVSHFHRDHGGGFMEMGAAIESGRLKVGRLLVGLDTAVGFVSDSIFKVARRYRIPVDTLERGDSVYFAEGLRLECLWPVSYGRFGENRASVVVLGSMMGPLAGRESSFLLMGDLDSVGENRLMELSRDLSADLLQVGHHGSAGSSGLQFLAQVTPRYAAIGVGKNNRYGHPKEEVLSRLRIVTGDSAAIYRTDLHGSFSFEMWPGVGLVIP; encoded by the coding sequence ATGCATGTTTCGCGAAAATCAAATCGTTGCATTTACCTGTGGATTTTGCTCTGCGGGGCCCTTTGGGGTACGTTTTTGGGACTGTTTTTTTCGGGCTGCACCTACGATTCCGGTTGGAGTGGGGGCCCGGAGCCGGTGCGAATCACATTTTTAGATGTGGGGCAGGGGCTCGCGGTGCTCCTAGAAAACGAGGGGCGGTTTGCCCTGTATGACACGGGACCCGACTCCGCCGGACTGATGGATACGCTTGCGTCGAGGGGCGTCAAGTCGCTCGACTGGGTGCTGGTGAGCCACTTTCACCGGGACCACGGCGGTGGCTTTATGGAAATGGGCGCGGCAATCGAGTCGGGGCGGCTCAAGGTCGGGCGCCTCTTGGTGGGGTTAGACACCGCGGTGGGCTTCGTGAGCGACAGTATTTTTAAGGTGGCGCGGCGGTACAGGATTCCGGTAGATACGCTGGAACGCGGCGACTCGGTGTACTTTGCCGAGGGGCTAAGGCTTGAATGTCTGTGGCCTGTAAGTTACGGACGCTTTGGTGAAAATCGGGCGAGCGTGGTGGTGCTTGGTTCCATGATGGGACCGCTGGCGGGGCGTGAAAGTTCGTTCCTGTTGATGGGAGACTTGGATTCCGTGGGCGAAAACCGCCTGATGGAGCTCTCGCGCGACTTGTCGGCAGATTTATTGCAAGTGGGGCACCATGGTTCCGCGGGCAGTAGCGGGCTCCAGTTTCTGGCACAGGTGACCCCTAGGTATGCGGCAATCGGGGTCGGAAAAAATAACCGCTACGGCCATCCCAAAGAAGAGGTGCTAAGCAGGCTCCGGATTGTCACGGGCGATTCAGCTGCAATCTATCGCACCGACCTGCACGGGAGTTTCAGCTTTGAAATGTGGCCAGGTGTGGGGCTTGTTATTCCCTGA